From the Pseudoalteromonas tunicata genome, one window contains:
- the lptC gene encoding LPS export ABC transporter periplasmic protein LptC, which produces MNLARLSLSIFFLALMSWLWYPYFIQPQQQITQKKSDVAEPDYIATELKQTVFNSDGKISHKVSATKMEQYQDLGFTHFTAPVFTLYSKNGIWEISAAEATLYESKKLILEVNVEAVNLDKTAMLQNIKADYIEVDITHSTMQSERPVEITGPNILITGKGLIANFESEVIELINHTQTIYYDQ; this is translated from the coding sequence ATGAATTTAGCGCGCCTCAGCCTTAGTATTTTTTTCCTAGCGTTAATGAGTTGGCTCTGGTATCCCTACTTTATTCAGCCGCAGCAGCAAATCACGCAAAAAAAATCAGATGTTGCAGAACCTGACTACATTGCAACAGAGCTAAAACAAACCGTGTTTAATAGCGATGGTAAAATTAGCCACAAGGTATCAGCAACTAAAATGGAGCAATACCAAGACTTAGGTTTTACCCATTTTACTGCACCAGTTTTTACGCTTTATTCTAAAAATGGAATTTGGGAAATAAGTGCAGCTGAGGCAACTTTGTATGAAAGTAAAAAACTCATATTAGAAGTGAATGTTGAAGCTGTTAATTTAGATAAAACTGCCATGCTACAAAATATTAAAGCTGACTATATTGAAGTGGATATTACACATTCCACCATGCAATCAGAACGACCAGTTGAAATTACAGGGCCAAATATCTTAATCACAGGTAAAGGGCTTATTGCGAACTTTGAGTCCGAAGTTATTGAACTCATCAACCATACACAGACTATTTATTATGACCAATAA
- a CDS encoding RNA polymerase factor sigma-54 codes for MRQSLQLRLGQQLTMTPQLQQAIRLLQLSTLDLQQEIQEALDSNPLLELEETEYNNETENNENQEFQNDNYDSDFEPTADAEIESSDALNKDSLTDELPMDVGWDEYISAGPSTSSGPAPDNDTIYQGSTSETLHDYLMWQLRLTRFSPTDEAIAIAIVEAINDDGYLTLSTEDICDSIGEGSDGLAVELDEVEAVLKRIQVFDPIGIAARNFPECLLIQLNQFAKDTPWLAQTKEIVQQHIELLAARDYRTLMKKTKLKEEELKEIMTLIHTLNPKPADSINTEQPEYVIPDVSVKKIKGRWVVELNSDSMPKIRVNDQYAAMSRSVKSSEDSQFIRSHLQEAKWFIKSLESRNDTLLKVANCIVQQQQAFFEHGDEAMKPMVLNDVAEMVEMHESTISRVTTQKFMHTPRGIYELKFFFSSHVSTENGGECSSTAIRALIKKLVAAENQTKPLSDSKIADILAEQGINVARRTIAKYRESLSIPPSNQRKSLI; via the coding sequence ATGAGGCAATCATTACAACTTCGTCTTGGGCAACAACTTACAATGACCCCACAATTGCAGCAAGCTATTCGCTTACTGCAATTGAGCACTTTAGATCTTCAACAAGAAATTCAAGAAGCACTTGATAGCAACCCTTTACTCGAGCTTGAAGAAACCGAATATAACAACGAAACCGAAAATAACGAAAACCAAGAGTTTCAAAACGATAATTATGATTCGGACTTTGAGCCAACGGCAGATGCTGAAATAGAAAGTTCAGATGCACTCAATAAAGATTCACTCACTGACGAATTACCTATGGATGTTGGCTGGGATGAATATATTAGTGCCGGTCCTTCAACCTCATCAGGCCCCGCTCCTGACAACGATACCATTTATCAAGGTAGCACCAGCGAAACATTACATGACTATTTAATGTGGCAACTGCGTTTAACTCGTTTTAGCCCAACCGATGAAGCAATTGCCATTGCCATCGTAGAAGCCATTAACGATGATGGCTACTTAACCCTTTCAACCGAAGATATTTGTGACAGCATTGGTGAAGGCAGTGATGGGTTAGCGGTTGAGCTAGATGAAGTGGAGGCGGTATTAAAACGCATTCAAGTATTTGATCCTATTGGAATAGCTGCAAGAAACTTCCCAGAATGTTTACTTATTCAACTTAATCAATTTGCAAAAGATACCCCTTGGCTGGCACAAACCAAGGAAATTGTTCAGCAACATATTGAACTTTTAGCGGCACGTGATTATCGAACTCTTATGAAAAAAACTAAGCTCAAAGAAGAAGAGCTTAAAGAAATCATGACACTCATTCATACGCTTAACCCAAAACCAGCTGATAGCATTAATACCGAACAGCCTGAATATGTTATTCCAGATGTTTCGGTGAAAAAAATTAAAGGTCGTTGGGTGGTTGAACTAAACTCAGATAGCATGCCTAAAATCAGAGTGAATGATCAATACGCGGCAATGAGCCGTTCAGTAAAATCGAGTGAAGACAGTCAATTTATTCGCTCTCATTTACAAGAAGCAAAATGGTTTATTAAAAGTCTTGAAAGCCGCAACGATACCTTGCTCAAAGTAGCAAATTGTATCGTACAACAGCAGCAAGCTTTTTTTGAACATGGCGACGAAGCCATGAAACCAATGGTTTTAAATGATGTTGCTGAAATGGTAGAAATGCACGAATCAACAATTTCTCGTGTTACAACTCAAAAGTTTATGCATACCCCTCGCGGTATTTATGAACTTAAGTTCTTTTTCTCAAGCCATGTCAGCACTGAAAATGGAGGTGAGTGTTCATCAACAGCAATTCGAGCACTGATCAAAAAGCTGGTAGCTGCAGAAAACCAAACTAAACCTTTGAGTGATAGCAAAATTGCAGATATATTGGCAGAACAAGGAATTAACGTGGCTAGACGAACTATCGCAAAATACCGCGAATCGCTATCCATTCCCCCGTCCAATCAGAGAAAAAGTTTAATCTGA
- the mlaE gene encoding lipid asymmetry maintenance ABC transporter permease subunit MlaE, giving the protein MIAFWQQLGKETLNRFASVGRALMMLIGAIFSVPNFRKGTPLLIKQLYMVGFLSLMIIVVSGLFIGMVLALQGYTVLVDYGAEDSLGPLVALSLLRELGPVVTALLFAGRAGSALTAEIGLMKATEQLSSLEMMAIDPLKRIIAPRFWAGIISMPLLALIFSAVAILGAHLVGVDWLGIDSGSFWSVMQAQVSFEKDILNGMIKSLVFAFVVTWIALYKGYFCIPTSEGISKATTETVVQSSLAVLGFDFVLTAVMFSS; this is encoded by the coding sequence ATGATTGCATTTTGGCAGCAACTAGGAAAAGAAACACTCAATCGATTTGCCTCAGTAGGTCGAGCATTGATGATGTTAATTGGTGCTATTTTCAGTGTGCCAAACTTTAGGAAAGGCACGCCATTACTAATTAAACAGTTGTATATGGTGGGATTTTTATCCCTTATGATCATTGTTGTATCTGGTTTGTTCATTGGTATGGTTTTAGCTTTACAGGGCTATACTGTATTAGTTGATTATGGTGCTGAAGATAGTTTAGGGCCGCTGGTGGCACTTAGTTTATTGCGTGAGCTAGGGCCTGTTGTTACTGCTTTATTATTTGCCGGGCGTGCAGGTAGTGCATTAACAGCTGAAATCGGTTTAATGAAAGCCACTGAACAACTCAGTAGTTTAGAAATGATGGCGATTGATCCTCTCAAACGTATTATCGCCCCACGTTTTTGGGCGGGCATTATCAGTATGCCATTACTCGCATTAATATTTTCAGCTGTGGCTATTTTAGGCGCTCACTTAGTGGGTGTTGATTGGTTGGGAATAGATTCTGGTAGTTTCTGGTCTGTTATGCAGGCTCAGGTTTCTTTTGAAAAAGATATCCTTAATGGCATGATTAAAAGTCTGGTATTTGCTTTTGTCGTAACATGGATTGCTTTGTACAAAGGATATTTTTGTATCCCTACATCTGAGGGGATCAGTAAAGCGACAACCGAAACCGTAGTGCAGTCATCATTGGCAGTACTGGGTTTTGATTTTGTATTGACCGCTGTGATGTTTAGCAGCTAA
- a CDS encoding KpsF/GutQ family sugar-phosphate isomerase, giving the protein MLQPEFIASATRVLAIEKQAIEQLNQYIDAHFAHACQIMFNCQGRIIVIGMGKSGHIGNKIAATLASTGSPAFFVHPGEASHGDLGMITKDDVVLLISNSGETSEVLGIVPVLKRLGAKMIAMTGNTQSSLATHSDVHICIKVEQEACPLGLAPTASTTATLVMGDALAVALLEAKGFTADDFALSHPGGSLGRRLLLTLKDIMHTGDAMPKVSSDAIIRDALIEMSAKGLGMTTIVDSDNRLLGLFTDGDLRRILEQKIDIHTTSIQAVMTKNCTTASCDMLAAEALNIMERKRINGLLIVNQQNQAIGALNMQDLLRAGVI; this is encoded by the coding sequence ATGTTACAACCTGAATTTATTGCCAGCGCAACTCGTGTACTCGCGATTGAAAAGCAAGCTATTGAGCAACTCAACCAATATATTGATGCCCATTTTGCTCATGCTTGCCAAATAATGTTTAATTGCCAAGGTCGTATTATCGTTATTGGCATGGGTAAATCAGGCCATATTGGCAATAAAATTGCTGCGACGCTTGCAAGTACTGGTAGCCCAGCTTTTTTTGTTCACCCTGGTGAAGCCAGTCATGGTGATTTAGGCATGATCACTAAAGATGATGTTGTACTATTAATTTCTAATTCAGGTGAAACCTCTGAAGTGTTAGGAATAGTCCCTGTTCTAAAACGCTTAGGTGCCAAAATGATTGCGATGACGGGTAATACACAATCATCACTTGCAACTCATTCTGATGTCCATATTTGTATCAAAGTCGAACAAGAAGCCTGCCCATTAGGACTAGCCCCCACAGCAAGCACGACAGCCACCTTGGTAATGGGTGACGCCTTGGCCGTCGCTCTTCTCGAAGCGAAAGGGTTTACTGCGGATGATTTTGCGCTTTCACATCCAGGTGGAAGTTTAGGGCGTCGCTTATTACTGACCCTAAAGGACATTATGCACACTGGCGATGCTATGCCAAAAGTGAGTTCAGATGCCATAATTCGAGATGCACTCATTGAGATGTCAGCTAAAGGTTTAGGTATGACAACCATTGTTGATAGCGATAACCGATTGCTGGGATTATTTACTGATGGCGACTTACGCAGAATTTTGGAGCAAAAGATCGATATTCATACCACCTCGATTCAAGCTGTTATGACTAAAAACTGTACTACGGCCTCTTGTGATATGCTGGCCGCCGAAGCGCTTAATATTATGGAGCGTAAGCGCATTAATGGCTTATTAATTGTTAATCAACAAAACCAAGCAATTGGCGCACTTAATATGCAAGATTTATTACGTGCAGGAGTGATTTAA
- a CDS encoding lipid asymmetry maintenance protein MlaB encodes MTQLNFEQGAPDEFVLSGELSHETVAAIEFSKKFKLNDVNRIIFDLSAISRVDTAGLAWLIHTLSELQQQEIHLTLRNVPEQLQKLMQLVQVSQLFE; translated from the coding sequence ATGACCCAGCTTAACTTTGAACAAGGCGCTCCTGACGAATTTGTTCTGTCAGGAGAGTTGAGCCATGAAACGGTGGCAGCGATTGAATTTAGCAAAAAATTTAAACTAAATGACGTAAATCGTATTATTTTTGACTTATCAGCCATTTCTAGGGTTGACACAGCGGGCTTAGCTTGGTTAATTCACACCTTATCTGAATTACAGCAGCAAGAGATCCATTTAACGCTGCGCAATGTACCTGAACAGTTGCAAAAATTAATGCAATTGGTCCAGGTTAGCCAACTTTTTGAGTGA
- the mlaF gene encoding phospholipid ABC transporter ATP-binding protein MlaF, with protein MESSLSDNLVEIKDLSFSRGERLIYQNMSFSVPTGKITAIMGPSGIGKTTMLRLIGGQLKPDSGDILFQNQSIPKMSRTELYQARKKMSMLFQSGALFTDMSVFDNIAFPLREHTKLSEELIRIIVLMKLEAVGLRGAKDLMPSELSGGMARRAALARAIALDPDLIMYDEPFAGQDPISMGVLVKLIKSLNQVLGITSLVVTHDVSEVMSIADHVVIVADKGVIGEGSPAQMLEHESPLVQQFLGGLSDGPVPFHFEAQPFMSELMAGAKS; from the coding sequence ATGGAGTCTAGCTTGTCCGACAACCTAGTTGAAATCAAAGATCTAAGTTTTTCTCGTGGAGAAAGATTGATTTATCAGAATATGAGTTTTTCTGTGCCTACAGGCAAAATCACGGCCATTATGGGTCCAAGTGGTATAGGAAAAACAACTATGCTGCGTTTGATTGGTGGGCAGTTAAAACCTGATTCTGGTGATATTCTTTTTCAAAATCAGAGTATTCCAAAAATGTCGCGTACCGAGCTCTACCAAGCGCGAAAAAAAATGAGCATGCTTTTTCAAAGTGGTGCCTTGTTTACCGACATGTCCGTATTCGACAACATTGCTTTCCCACTGCGTGAGCATACTAAACTAAGTGAAGAGTTAATACGTATCATCGTGCTTATGAAACTTGAGGCGGTGGGTTTACGGGGTGCAAAAGATTTGATGCCTTCAGAATTATCAGGTGGTATGGCGCGCCGTGCTGCCCTTGCGCGTGCAATTGCGCTTGATCCTGATTTAATCATGTACGATGAGCCTTTTGCAGGACAAGACCCTATCTCAATGGGGGTGTTAGTTAAGCTTATTAAATCGTTAAATCAAGTGCTTGGCATTACCTCTTTGGTAGTGACCCATGATGTGTCAGAAGTAATGAGCATTGCCGATCATGTGGTTATTGTTGCTGATAAAGGTGTAATTGGCGAAGGTTCTCCGGCCCAAATGTTGGAACATGAATCTCCTTTGGTACAGCAGTTTTTAGGTGGTCTTAGTGATGGGCCTGTACCATTTCATTTCGAAGCTCAGCCATTTATGAGTGAGTTAATGGCAGGAGCTAAATCATGA
- the kdsC gene encoding 3-deoxy-manno-octulosonate-8-phosphatase KdsC — protein MTFELLYQPISQHVKTKAAAVKLLICDIDGVFSDGCIYLGNNGEELKAFNTKDGFGIKALINSGIAVAVITGRQSNIVENRMKSLTVAHIYQGQENKLIAYDDLKQKLNLTDAQIAYIGDDSPDLPVMEKVGFAVAVNDAHPIIKHISHYTTMMRGGYGAVRELTDLLMLSQGHPLTSQGISA, from the coding sequence ATGACGTTTGAGCTACTTTACCAGCCTATCAGCCAGCATGTAAAAACTAAAGCTGCCGCAGTTAAACTGCTGATTTGTGATATTGATGGTGTTTTCTCCGATGGTTGTATTTATCTAGGTAATAATGGTGAAGAGTTAAAGGCGTTTAATACCAAAGATGGATTTGGTATTAAAGCATTAATAAACTCAGGTATTGCTGTTGCTGTGATCACTGGTCGCCAATCAAATATCGTTGAAAATCGCATGAAAAGCTTAACCGTTGCTCATATTTATCAAGGCCAAGAAAACAAACTGATTGCTTATGATGATTTAAAACAAAAACTTAATTTAACTGATGCTCAAATTGCTTATATTGGCGATGATAGCCCAGACCTTCCAGTTATGGAAAAAGTTGGCTTTGCCGTGGCAGTGAATGATGCTCACCCCATTATTAAGCATATATCTCACTACACCACTATGATGCGTGGCGGATATGGTGCGGTAAGAGAACTGACCGACTTACTGATGTTAAGCCAAGGTCACCCTTTAACTAGCCAAGGTATCAGTGCATGA
- the lptA gene encoding lipopolysaccharide transport periplasmic protein LptA, which translates to MTNKPILILALLSMSFFSSANNEKSQVLIDADKQQAELKRNVVIFEKNVEVTHGKRIIKADFLEAYRRAELGENKELLIARGHPARYSETLPDGNVITASADEISYDVASAILTISGNASITQSGQKISAENIIYDINQQLISAEKAENSNQRVRTILTAPEKDKK; encoded by the coding sequence ATGACCAATAAACCTATTCTTATTTTAGCATTATTAAGCATGAGCTTTTTTAGCTCGGCCAATAATGAAAAATCCCAAGTATTAATTGATGCCGATAAACAACAAGCTGAATTAAAAAGAAACGTGGTTATTTTTGAGAAAAATGTTGAAGTGACCCATGGAAAACGCATTATAAAAGCTGATTTTTTAGAAGCCTATCGCCGCGCAGAATTAGGTGAAAATAAAGAGTTATTAATCGCCAGAGGCCACCCTGCAAGATATTCAGAAACCTTGCCAGATGGTAATGTAATCACCGCAAGTGCCGACGAAATAAGTTATGACGTTGCCAGCGCAATATTGACCATTTCAGGCAATGCTTCCATTACCCAAAGCGGCCAAAAAATCAGTGCCGAAAATATAATTTATGATATTAACCAGCAACTTATTAGCGCTGAAAAGGCTGAAAACTCAAACCAACGAGTGCGTACAATTTTAACCGCTCCTGAAAAGGATAAAAAATGA
- the ptsN gene encoding PTS IIA-like nitrogen regulatory protein PtsN has translation MKLNSFISKDCTKAAVLFHSKKRILEHISELAHQKLPDLSEQEILTALLNREKLGSTGIGRGIAIPHGRLAGLSESLAILLVNQEAIDFDAIDNKPVDIFVALLVPDAESHNHLKTLAAIADKLNDKQFCKQLRTAQSDEELFLIIDAA, from the coding sequence ATGAAATTAAATTCTTTTATTTCTAAGGACTGCACCAAAGCTGCAGTCCTTTTTCATAGCAAAAAACGCATTCTTGAACACATTAGTGAACTTGCCCATCAAAAGCTTCCTGATTTATCAGAACAAGAAATTTTAACCGCCTTACTGAACCGTGAAAAACTCGGTAGCACAGGAATTGGCAGGGGTATTGCAATCCCTCATGGCCGCTTAGCAGGGTTAAGTGAAAGCTTAGCCATATTATTGGTCAATCAAGAAGCCATCGACTTTGATGCCATTGATAATAAACCGGTTGATATTTTTGTTGCACTGCTCGTACCTGATGCAGAATCACATAACCATCTAAAGACGCTTGCTGCAATAGCTGATAAACTGAATGACAAACAATTTTGTAAGCAATTACGCACCGCGCAATCCGACGAGGAACTGTTTTTGATTATTGACGCAGCGTAA
- the hpf gene encoding ribosome hibernation promoting factor, translating to MQLNLTGRHVEITEPLRDYVTNKFAKLERHFDHINNVHVILDIEKLVQKAEATLHVTGGELFATSEHEDMYAAIDALIDKLDRQVIKHKEKNSRH from the coding sequence ATGCAACTTAATTTAACTGGTCGTCACGTAGAAATTACAGAACCTTTAAGAGACTATGTCACTAACAAGTTCGCTAAGCTCGAGAGGCACTTTGATCATATCAATAACGTGCATGTTATTTTAGATATTGAAAAACTAGTTCAAAAAGCAGAAGCAACATTACATGTTACGGGAGGCGAATTGTTTGCCACTTCAGAACATGAAGATATGTACGCCGCCATTGATGCCCTAATTGATAAATTAGATCGTCAAGTTATTAAACATAAAGAGAAAAATTCACGTCATTAA
- a CDS encoding calcium/sodium antiporter, with translation MLFSFIILVLGFAALVWSADRFVYGAAALAKNFGVPTLIVGLTIVAMGSSAPEMMVSASAALADKTDTAVGNAVGSNITNILLVLGLTALLRPLTVSSGILKREMPVLILVSVAAWYVLSDSYFSALEGYALLVGFAIFIGGLIFISMRQKDIDDPLVAEACEDVPQDVSNTKAIAWLVVGMIMLPISSHFLVDSAVDIAKYFGLSDLVIGLSIIAVGTSLPELAACIAGVLKKEDDLAMGNIIGSNIFNILAVLSLAGIINPSGIDPSAANRDSLIMLLATFALVAMSLSIRGTRRINRFEGGLLVLSFCAYQYVVFSQVA, from the coding sequence ATGCTGTTCTCATTTATCATTTTAGTCTTAGGTTTTGCTGCGTTGGTATGGAGTGCAGATCGGTTTGTATATGGCGCAGCAGCACTAGCTAAAAACTTTGGTGTTCCAACGTTAATTGTCGGCTTAACTATTGTTGCAATGGGCTCCTCCGCACCAGAAATGATGGTTTCAGCCTCTGCCGCCCTTGCCGATAAAACAGATACCGCAGTCGGTAATGCTGTGGGCTCCAATATTACTAATATTTTATTAGTTCTTGGCCTAACCGCGCTTCTTCGCCCTCTTACTGTCTCTTCAGGTATTTTAAAGCGTGAAATGCCAGTATTAATCTTAGTTTCTGTTGCCGCTTGGTATGTTTTGTCTGATAGCTACTTTTCAGCCCTTGAAGGGTATGCGCTGTTGGTTGGATTTGCCATTTTTATTGGCGGTTTGATTTTTATTTCAATGCGTCAAAAAGATATTGACGACCCTCTTGTTGCTGAAGCGTGTGAAGATGTACCACAAGATGTAAGTAATACCAAAGCGATTGCTTGGCTCGTAGTCGGTATGATCATGCTACCAATAAGCTCGCATTTTTTAGTCGACTCAGCCGTTGATATTGCAAAATACTTTGGTTTAAGCGATTTAGTAATTGGTTTATCTATTATTGCTGTTGGCACCAGTTTGCCTGAATTAGCCGCGTGTATTGCAGGTGTTCTTAAGAAAGAAGATGACTTAGCAATGGGTAATATTATTGGCTCAAACATTTTTAATATTTTAGCGGTACTGTCACTTGCAGGTATTATTAATCCATCAGGCATTGATCCATCAGCTGCAAACCGAGATTCTTTAATCATGTTGCTCGCAACCTTTGCTTTAGTTGCCATGAGCTTAAGCATTCGCGGCACGCGCCGCATCAATCGTTTTGAAGGGGGCTTATTAGTTTTAAGCTTTTGTGCCTATCAATACGTTGTTTTTTCACAAGTAGCTTAA
- the mlaD gene encoding outer membrane lipid asymmetry maintenance protein MlaD: MSRKIEILVGFFVSLGILALVLLALKVANAGISGGGETYNLYAKFDNIGSLKVRSPIKVGGVVVGRVEAINLDPKDYTPVVHMKISSEFNQLSETTSVNILTSGILGEQYLGLNPGVLANSSSEFSDEISNLFEQEKLKILQDGDMITDTKSALVLEELIGQFLFNQGGE, from the coding sequence ATGTCACGTAAAATTGAAATATTAGTCGGTTTTTTTGTTTCGTTAGGAATTTTGGCCCTGGTTTTATTAGCTTTGAAGGTAGCTAATGCGGGAATTAGCGGTGGCGGTGAAACGTACAATTTATACGCTAAGTTTGACAACATTGGTTCATTAAAAGTGCGTTCTCCAATTAAGGTTGGTGGTGTAGTTGTTGGTCGTGTTGAAGCGATTAACCTCGACCCTAAAGATTATACGCCAGTAGTACATATGAAAATATCCAGTGAGTTTAATCAACTTTCAGAGACAACATCAGTGAATATTTTAACCTCGGGTATTTTGGGTGAGCAGTATTTAGGTCTCAATCCTGGTGTGTTGGCAAATAGTAGCTCCGAATTTTCAGATGAAATTAGTAATTTATTTGAACAGGAAAAGCTAAAAATACTCCAAGATGGCGACATGATCACAGATACAAAATCTGCGTTGGTATTAGAAGAGTTAATTGGACAGTTTTTATTTAATCAGGGTGGTGAATAG
- the lptB gene encoding LPS export ABC transporter ATP-binding protein, which produces MTTLTATQLAKSYNGRQVVKNVGIEVKAGSIVGLLGPNGAGKTTTFYMIVGLVPSDKGLITIDDLDITLLPMHSRARLGIGYLPQESSIFRKLTVYQNIMAILETRKGLNKTQREEQLDNLLEEFNICHIRDSQGMALSGGERRRVEIARALAAEPKFILLDEPFAGVDPISVIDIKKIIRHLKKRGIGVLITDHNVRETLDVCEKAYIVSHGELIATGTPKEVLENQKVRDVYLGEQFKL; this is translated from the coding sequence ATGACAACATTAACCGCCACTCAACTTGCCAAAAGTTATAATGGCCGCCAAGTTGTTAAAAATGTTGGCATTGAAGTAAAGGCAGGCAGTATTGTTGGTTTACTTGGCCCTAACGGAGCAGGAAAAACCACCACTTTTTACATGATAGTAGGCTTAGTGCCAAGTGATAAAGGCCTGATCACCATTGATGATCTAGACATCACATTACTTCCCATGCATAGTCGCGCACGCTTAGGGATTGGTTATCTACCACAAGAGTCCTCAATTTTTAGAAAGTTGACTGTTTATCAAAATATCATGGCTATTTTAGAGACCCGTAAAGGCCTCAATAAGACACAACGTGAAGAGCAACTCGATAATCTACTTGAAGAATTTAATATTTGTCATATCAGAGACAGCCAAGGTATGGCGCTTTCAGGTGGAGAGAGGCGCCGGGTCGAAATTGCTCGCGCTTTAGCCGCCGAACCAAAATTTATTCTGCTTGATGAGCCTTTTGCTGGTGTTGATCCAATATCAGTGATAGATATAAAGAAAATTATTCGCCACCTAAAAAAACGTGGTATTGGTGTCTTGATTACAGATCATAACGTACGAGAAACCCTAGATGTTTGTGAAAAAGCTTACATTGTTTCTCATGGCGAATTAATCGCAACTGGAACACCAAAAGAAGTACTCGAAAATCAAAAAGTACGCGATGTTTACCTAGGTGAACAATTCAAGCTATAG
- a CDS encoding phospholipid-binding protein MlaC, translating to MFKHLLASVLLVSASFAQASTNKVQMDEPYKMVQQVAENTFNRISQDQSLIKDDAEQLRVVVEEELLPYIDYNYAAYKVLGSYIQKISSIKDAAEKEKEIAKLRQFIEVFKNYLVATYAGVFTQYKNQKVEFEPVQSIGDNKVAIVKTKIIEEGKPDINIAFKVKKGKEGEWRAFDMVAEGISLLDAKQSELHGILRKEGLDYVIDLLDKKSKLPIQFRGKSGDDPA from the coding sequence ATGTTTAAGCATTTATTAGCGTCAGTGCTATTAGTTTCAGCAAGTTTTGCGCAAGCAAGTACTAACAAAGTTCAGATGGATGAACCATACAAAATGGTTCAACAAGTAGCAGAAAATACTTTTAATCGAATTTCTCAAGATCAAAGTCTGATTAAAGATGATGCCGAGCAACTTCGTGTAGTTGTGGAAGAGGAGTTATTACCTTATATCGATTACAACTATGCAGCTTATAAAGTACTCGGTAGCTATATTCAAAAAATCAGTAGTATTAAAGATGCGGCTGAAAAAGAGAAAGAAATTGCTAAATTAAGACAGTTCATTGAAGTGTTTAAAAATTATTTAGTCGCCACTTATGCGGGTGTTTTCACTCAGTATAAAAACCAAAAAGTTGAATTTGAGCCGGTACAAAGTATTGGCGATAACAAGGTTGCGATTGTCAAAACTAAAATTATTGAAGAGGGTAAACCAGATATCAATATCGCTTTTAAAGTTAAAAAAGGCAAAGAAGGCGAGTGGCGAGCATTTGATATGGTTGCAGAAGGAATTAGTTTACTCGATGCAAAGCAAAGTGAATTACACGGTATTTTACGTAAAGAAGGTTTAGATTACGTAATCGACCTTTTAGATAAAAAAAGTAAATTACCCATTCAGTTTAGAGGGAAGTCTGGCGATGACCCAGCTTAA